The uncultured Sunxiuqinia sp. genomic sequence GGCCCGTTGGAAAGTGGTATTGTCAGCCCATTGTTTTTTAATTCAGCAATCGTTCCATTATTTTTTTTAATTGAAATCTCCAATTGCCCGGCTTTCACTTTCAGTTCGCTCTGGGTTTCTTCGAGTTCTGGTTTTAAGCCCGAATTTTTGACAAGTAGTTCCCGGGCCTTAATGGCGGCTTTTTTTACAGGCCAGCTCCATGTATTAATATTTTTTCCATATTGATCAGTGGCAGTTATGCTAAGGGCGTCAAATTGTCGCCAATTATCGGGAAGCGAAACTTGTAGTTGACCATTTTGTCCGGGCTTTAGATGAATGTTGATATGCTCCGGTTTACTGATTGTCTCTTTTCCCTTTTCGGAAGGGGAAGAAAATTTTAGCCAACCTGCTTTTATAGCACACTGGTCGAGATTGGTGTAAAGAAACCTATTCTCAATGTTGAATTTGCCGTTAAAATCGGGGGTGATGTATCGTTTCTCAAAAAAGATTGGCGACCAAATTTCCTTAATGGTGAAGAAGCTTCCTTCTTTTTCGTTATAAGGTCCAACAATTCCGTCTGGAGCATGATTACCGTCGGTATCAAATTCATTATTTCGATCGGTTCGTTCAATGGCTTCATCAGCAAAAACCCAGAGGAACGCTCCTGCGCAGAGCGGATCACTCCACATTCTCAACCAGAAATCGTCCAAGCCTGCGCCATGGCCTCCGTCATAAAGCCCATGTATAATTTCGGTAGGAAATAATATCTTTCGTTTGCTAAATCCATCGTTTGACAAATAGTTATAGTCGAAATAGTGAAGGGTATTTGTCATTTCATAATCTTGCCAAGGATGGATTACAATTCGTTTTTGGATATCCAGTTTAGCAAAGTCATCATTTAAACTATTGTTTTCACCACCTTCATTCCCATTGGCCCAAATAATAATGCTGGGATGATTAACGTCGTGCGCAATCATTTCCTCCAATAATTCTCTTCCGACAGCATCGTCATAAGACGGTTTTTGCCAGGCAGTAAGCTCATCTAGCACAAACAACCCCAAAGAGTCGCAAACATCCAGAAAGTGCTTGTCGGGCGGATAGTGTGACATTCGCACTGCGTTCATATTCATGTCTTTCATTAAGTTGACAGCGGTAATGCTAAGTTCTTTTGAAGATGTTCTTCCATATTTGGGATGAAAGGTGTGGCGGTCAACACCTTTCATTTTAATGTGGACACCATTTACATAAATACCATCACTTTCTCTGACTTCAATGGTTCTGAATCCAAATCGCTCGGTATATTGATGAATTGTTTTACCGCTTTTGTCCAGCAACGAAAACACAGCGTTGTATAAATTTGGATACTCCGGATTCCATTTTAATGGGTTTCTGAGATTCCCTTGAACTCGGTTGGTGTTGGCTGTTATCGGCTGCTTGAATGATGTTTGAACTTCACCGTCCAGCGTTTGAATATCGACATGAATAGTTGAGGCAGTTTTTGAGTTTTTCAGGTGAACATCAGCCGTAAAATCGCCACTATGTTTTGCATTAATTGCAACGCGTTGGATATTGGTTTTTGGCTTGACTTCAAGAAAGACAGGTCGGAAAATTCCACCAAAAATCCAGAAGTCAGCTTTTCTTTCCGCTTGATTCACAGATAGATTTTCAGAATGTTTTTTTACCAAAACTTCCAGTTGATTTTCATTACCGGCTTTTACCAATTTGCTAATGTCATATCTAAATTGGTAAAAAGCGCCTTGATGGACAGGTCCAGCCAGCTTGTCATTTATTTTAACTTCTGCATCAGTCATTACCCCATCAAAAACAATCGTTATCTCTTTGTTCTTCCAGCTTTTCGGAACAGTGAAGTTGTATCGATAAAGTCCGGTTTCATTCAAACGTTCTTCAAATGGATCGTGTCCATAATTATAATCGCCAAATCCTTGTTGTTCCCAGCAGGAAGGAACTGCGATGGTTGACCATTCTCCGGACTTTCTTCCATCAGAACAGTAAAACTCCCATTCGACGGCATCTTCGGCTCCGGTCCCGGATAGGTAGATTGTTTCGGTTTCTTGGGCAAATAAAAAACTTGTAAAAAGCACTAATAGGTTTAGTGTAAGTAATTTCATCATTTTTTTGTTTTGATTTTTTACTAAGGTAATCGTAAGAGATGTTTGTTGACGCTATTTTTAACTTAAATCACGTTTCTTTAACCGTTAAAAGCTTACGTTTTTCATCTTTAATCTTTTTGATAATCAGTCTGTATCACACAGTTTTTAATTATATTTGAAGCTTTTCAAAAATCATGGTGGCTGAAAGACAAAATCTCGAATATCAATTAAAAAAGATACTTGAAAGTGATCAGTTTTCACGTTCAAATGTGAATAAGGTGCTACTTTCTCTATTGTTTCGTGCAACTATAGAAGGACGAAAGTTGAAGGAAGCCACAATTGGATCAGAGATTTTTGGTAATAGCTACGACCCTGTAAAAAATGACAATAAGGTTCGGGTTTATATTCATAATCTGCGAAGAAAACTATCTGCCTATTATGAAACGGAAGGACAAAATGACAAAGTTATTTTTCAGATTGAAAAAGGAGAGTACCGGGTCGTTTTTAAAGATGTTGAAGAGAAAAAATCATTATTCTCTAACTCTGGAAGCATTGTCGGTTTGTCAGTTTTACTTCTCTTTTTTATTGGAGCTTTTTTTTTCTTTAGAAAAAAAACATCAAGTGATTTCTGGGAAGGTTTTTTAGATGAAAAATTCTCAATAACAGTATTGATTGGTGATCATTTTACCATTGAATCAAACGTGCCAACCGGAGGTTTCGGAACATTCAGGGATTTTTCAATAAACTCAGAGCAAGACTTTACGCAACATTTGCAGCAACATCCGGAACAAGCTTCTCAAATGGTTCCCAATCAATATCCATACGTGACGAAAATGGGACCTTATAGCGCGAAGATGTTGAGTCAGTATTTTGGAGATCACGGAACATCTTTTGATTTGTTGTTAAACTCAGAATGGGATAAGTCAAAAATTAATACTGAGAACCTGGTTTATGTTGGCCAGTTCAAGACGATGGGGTTTTTGAAAAATGTCTTTACAGATTACTTCCCAAATTATGAGATTATTGGTGAAAAAATAACCCGAAGAGATTTCACCAACAACGATAAAGAAACTTTTCGGTCAAGATCAGGGAATCAGATTATTGATTATACAATTGTGTCTAAAATGCATGGTCCTGTTGATAATGATATTGTGATGTTTCTTTCGGATAACGATATTGGAGTGATTCGGATGGTTGAGTATTTCACAGACAAGGATTCTATCGCAGCCTTTTATAATCGACAACAGTTACTTGGAAAAGATTTTGCGGCTCTTTTTAAAGTCAGTGGCTGGGAACGGACGGGTTATACCATGGAGTTAATCAAGTTGGATATAAAATAAGTTTCAGTCGCGTAGTTTATTTAGTGGAATCAGATCAAATTCGGAATGTTGCAGATTATTTTCTTTGATGTAATTTTTATTAATAATGAATAGTTCGCTATTGAATTTGTCTTGAGGAAACGTATTTTCTGCAGAAAAATCCTCATCATCAAAATCTGTAAAATTTAATTCGCAAGCTGATAATTCCCACTGCTCATCATTCATAAAGAGTAGCGGTAAGCCGTGGGTGCGACATATAATTGGTCGATGTTTATAGATTTGACAGGCGTGATCCTTCAGGAAAATACAACTTCCATCAGTAGATTCTTGAAAGTCTATTGACTCATTTTCAATCTTCTTTTTTATTGAATTGTATTCAACAGGGAAAACATCATAATCCATGCAGCACAAGTCACAGCCTTTTTTGCAGACCATGTGATTTGTGTGTTTGTCAGATAATTTCTCTGTCAACAGATCAATTTTATCTCTTAGCTCGTGATAATTGTCAAATTCCTTTTTCATGAATGGCAAAAGTAGTTGATTTAATTAGAAGCAGTGAAATAAAGAATCTTGCTAAGTCGTTAAATCTATTAACAATCGCTTCTTATTATTCACATTCAAGCGGTTTTCGACAGGTTTAGACTATTTCTTCTGAAGTAATTTTTATCTTTGTGCCGTGTTTTACAACATGTCATTTAATATTAACCGATTCAACATGATTTTATTCTTTAAAACCCTCCAAAACAGCATTGTTGCTGTTCAAACATCCGTTTCATTTTCGAACGAAGACGTACAAAAACTGAGCTGGTTGTTTGGCGATGCAACCTTGGTTGACCACGATTTTTTAGAAGGGTATTTTGTAGGCCCACGAAAAGAAATGATTACTCCATGGAGTACCAATGCTGTTGAAATTACCCAAAACATGGGACTCAATGGCATTTTGCGTTTGGAAGAATTTATTGAAGTTCCTGATCGTTCTGCCGGATATGATCCTATGCTTAAAGCGTTGTATGAATCTTTGGGACAAAACATTTTTACGATCGACAAGGAGCCGGATCCGATCATTGAAATTGATGATATAGCAGCGTATAATGAGCAAGAAGGTTTGGCATTGAGCGAAGATGAAATCAAATATTTGGAGTCGGTTTCAGAAAAGATGGATCGCAAGTTGACCGATGGTGAAGTATTCGGTTTTTCTCAGGTAAACTCGGAGCACTGTCGTCATAAAATTTTCAACGGATCGTTTATCATTGATGGGGTTGAGCAAGAAATGTCGCTTTTCCAGATGATTAAAAAAACATCAAAAGAAAATCCAAATAAAATTATTTCTGCATATAAAGATAATTGCTCCTTTGTACAAGGACCAGTTGTTGAGCAATTTGCTCCAAAAACGCAGGATAAACCTGATTATTTTGAAGTAAAAGATATTGAAACAGTGCTCTCGTTGAAAGCCGAAACTCATAATTTTCCAACTACAGTAGAGCCTTTTAATGGAGCTGCGACGGGTACTGGTGGTGAAATTCGCGACCGAATTGCCGGAGGAAAAGGTAGTTTGCCAATTGCCGGAACTGCCGTTTATATGACTTCTTATCCGCGAACAGAAGAAGCCCGCAATTGGGAGGAAGCTACAGAGGAGCGTCCGTGGTTGTATCAAACACCTGAAGAAATATTGATTAAGGCATCTAATGGAGCCAGTGATTTTGGGAACAAATTTGGGCAGCCGTTGATTACCGGTTCTGTATTGACTTTTGAGCATTTTGAAGACCATAAAAAATATGGTTACGACAAAGTAATCATGCTTGC encodes the following:
- a CDS encoding glycoside hydrolase family 2 TIM barrel-domain containing protein; its protein translation is MMKLLTLNLLVLFTSFLFAQETETIYLSGTGAEDAVEWEFYCSDGRKSGEWSTIAVPSCWEQQGFGDYNYGHDPFEERLNETGLYRYNFTVPKSWKNKEITIVFDGVMTDAEVKINDKLAGPVHQGAFYQFRYDISKLVKAGNENQLEVLVKKHSENLSVNQAERKADFWIFGGIFRPVFLEVKPKTNIQRVAINAKHSGDFTADVHLKNSKTASTIHVDIQTLDGEVQTSFKQPITANTNRVQGNLRNPLKWNPEYPNLYNAVFSLLDKSGKTIHQYTERFGFRTIEVRESDGIYVNGVHIKMKGVDRHTFHPKYGRTSSKELSITAVNLMKDMNMNAVRMSHYPPDKHFLDVCDSLGLFVLDELTAWQKPSYDDAVGRELLEEMIAHDVNHPSIIIWANGNEGGENNSLNDDFAKLDIQKRIVIHPWQDYEMTNTLHYFDYNYLSNDGFSKRKILFPTEIIHGLYDGGHGAGLDDFWLRMWSDPLCAGAFLWVFADEAIERTDRNNEFDTDGNHAPDGIVGPYNEKEGSFFTIKEIWSPIFFEKRYITPDFNGKFNIENRFLYTNLDQCAIKAGWLKFSSPSEKGKETISKPEHINIHLKPGQNGQLQVSLPDNWRQFDALSITATDQYGKNINTWSWPVKKAAIKARELLVKNSGLKPELEETQSELKVKAGQLEISIKKNNGTIAELKNNGLTIPLSNGPVFMSKEKQVKHVKHYFNGNELIITATFENDDHFKWTINGNGQVDLAVAYQPANNCQFAGISFDFPEKNVAGMKWLGDGPYRVYKNRMKGVNFGLWEKEYNNTITGESGFIYPEFKGYHANTYWAEIKGKNAPGFTVYVETNDIFLRMLTPDAPAAPARTKIDYPAGDISFLHGINAIGSKFKNATSFGPQSSPYRFNPTKIHGGKLFMKLTFDFS
- a CDS encoding helix-turn-helix domain-containing protein gives rise to the protein MVAERQNLEYQLKKILESDQFSRSNVNKVLLSLLFRATIEGRKLKEATIGSEIFGNSYDPVKNDNKVRVYIHNLRRKLSAYYETEGQNDKVIFQIEKGEYRVVFKDVEEKKSLFSNSGSIVGLSVLLLFFIGAFFFFRKKTSSDFWEGFLDEKFSITVLIGDHFTIESNVPTGGFGTFRDFSINSEQDFTQHLQQHPEQASQMVPNQYPYVTKMGPYSAKMLSQYFGDHGTSFDLLLNSEWDKSKINTENLVYVGQFKTMGFLKNVFTDYFPNYEIIGEKITRRDFTNNDKETFRSRSGNQIIDYTIVSKMHGPVDNDIVMFLSDNDIGVIRMVEYFTDKDSIAAFYNRQQLLGKDFAALFKVSGWERTGYTMELIKLDIK
- a CDS encoding YkgJ family cysteine cluster protein translates to MKKEFDNYHELRDKIDLLTEKLSDKHTNHMVCKKGCDLCCMDYDVFPVEYNSIKKKIENESIDFQESTDGSCIFLKDHACQIYKHRPIICRTHGLPLLFMNDEQWELSACELNFTDFDDEDFSAENTFPQDKFNSELFIINKNYIKENNLQHSEFDLIPLNKLRD